One genomic window of Planctomycetota bacterium includes the following:
- the amrS gene encoding AmmeMemoRadiSam system radical SAM enzyme, whose product MPENLGAPKSRREFLQALGAGACAACAAGIAGRFASAQAEDWRAQTAVHDALWFDRLPDKAVRCTLCPRECVVADVERGYCGVRENRGGDYKTLVYGNLCTINVDPIEKKPLFHYLPGTQALSVATAGCNMECKFCQNWEISQFRPEQVRSLLVPPENLVQTAAARGIPTIAYTYSEPVVFYEYMHDTAAAGRAAGVGSVMISNGFIQEAAIRQLCKHLTAVKVDLKAFTEKFYEDQCAAQLAPVKKALEVLADVGIHTEVVVLLVPTLNDSEAEIREMTRWLVKALGPDVPVHFSRFHPTYRMKNLPPTPVETIDRARKVALDAGLRYVYVGNVPFHEGESTYCASCGKRAIGRVGYRVDPSGMKDGACAACGAKIPGVWSRDEALRFMPKPPAGPQPPPTPAPRSAPSSSPRRAASR is encoded by the coding sequence CGAGTTCCTCCAAGCGCTCGGCGCGGGGGCCTGTGCCGCGTGTGCGGCAGGGATTGCCGGCCGATTCGCCTCCGCCCAGGCGGAGGACTGGCGGGCCCAGACGGCCGTCCACGACGCCCTGTGGTTCGACCGCCTGCCCGACAAGGCCGTCCGCTGCACCCTTTGCCCGCGCGAGTGCGTCGTCGCCGACGTCGAACGCGGGTACTGCGGCGTGCGGGAGAACCGCGGCGGCGACTATAAGACCCTGGTGTACGGAAACCTCTGCACCATCAACGTCGACCCGATTGAGAAAAAGCCTCTGTTCCATTACCTGCCGGGGACGCAGGCCCTCAGCGTCGCGACGGCCGGATGCAACATGGAATGCAAGTTCTGCCAGAACTGGGAGATCAGCCAGTTTCGCCCCGAGCAGGTCCGCAGCCTCCTGGTGCCGCCGGAGAATCTCGTCCAGACGGCGGCCGCGCGGGGCATCCCCACCATCGCCTACACGTATTCCGAGCCGGTAGTTTTTTATGAGTATATGCATGACACGGCCGCGGCGGGGCGCGCGGCGGGCGTCGGCAGCGTCATGATCTCGAACGGCTTCATCCAGGAGGCGGCGATTCGGCAACTGTGCAAGCACCTGACGGCCGTCAAGGTCGATTTGAAGGCCTTCACCGAAAAGTTTTACGAGGACCAGTGCGCGGCCCAGTTGGCGCCGGTCAAGAAGGCGCTCGAGGTCCTGGCCGACGTGGGGATTCACACCGAGGTCGTCGTCCTCTTGGTGCCGACGCTGAACGATTCGGAGGCCGAGATCCGCGAGATGACCCGGTGGCTCGTCAAGGCGCTCGGCCCGGACGTTCCCGTCCACTTCTCCCGGTTCCATCCGACCTACCGCATGAAGAACCTGCCGCCGACGCCCGTCGAGACCATCGACCGCGCCCGCAAGGTCGCCCTGGACGCCGGCCTGCGGTACGTCTATGTCGGCAACGTCCCGTTCCACGAAGGGGAGAGCACGTACTGCGCGTCGTGCGGCAAGCGGGCCATCGGGCGCGTCGGCTACCGCGTGGACCCCTCGGGCATGAAAGACGGGGCGTGCGCCGCCTGCGGGGCGAAGATCCCCGGCGTCTGGTCCCGGGACGAGGCCCTTCGATTCATGCCGAAGCCGCCGGCCGGACCGCAGCCCCCGCCGACACCAGCGCCGCGCTCAGCGCCTTCATCGTCACCACGACGAGCAGCGTCCCGCTGA